The proteins below are encoded in one region of Hordeum vulgare subsp. vulgare chromosome 3H, MorexV3_pseudomolecules_assembly, whole genome shotgun sequence:
- the LOC123442398 gene encoding PR5-like receptor kinase, which produces MGAASALFLFVLVITGEAATLGITNQCSYTVWPAVVPGGGRQLDPGEAWVLDVPAGNTSGRVWARTGCTFHGEGNVSSCQTGDCGGLLACTAYGRPPSTLGEFAFGGLNAVDSFDISFMDGFNVPMDFLPVPVQVQGRAGCVKGPRCPANITSQCPTELKAPGGCNSACRVLKQDKYCCTGSAAHNCSTTNYSVFFKKMCPDAYSYPKDDPSSTFSCPTGTNYQVVFCPLMNQAMSPPAESPVALPAPIGPTSMKPKSSTVTRVVTILAPVGSFILLTVVFLLAYFICKRRTHRQHEMEEEEEFGELQGTPIRFTYQQLKAATEQFADKLGEGGFGSVFKGKFGDEMIAVKRLDRAGQGKREFSAEVQTIGRIHHINLVSLIGLCAEKSYRLLVYEYMHKGSLDRWIYCRHDNDAPPLDWSIRCKIITHIAKGLSYLHEECTKRIAHLDVKPQNILLDDEFNAKLSDFGLCKLIDRDMSQVVTRMRGTPGYLAPEWLTSQITEKADVYSFGVVVMEVISGRKNLDTSRSEESIHLITLLEEKVKNDHLVDLIDRNSNDMQAHKQDAIQMMKLAMWCLQIDCQRRPKMSEVVKVLEGAMSADNNIDHNFVVARNVISSVPPLSSHVSGPN; this is translated from the coding sequence ATGGGCGCCGCTTCCGCTCTCTTCCTCTTCGTCCTCGTTATCACGGGCGAGGCCGCCACACTAGGAATCACCAACCAATGCTCCTACACCGTGTGGCCGGCCGTCGTGCCGGGAGGTGGCCGGCAGCTCGATCCAGGGGAGGCATGGGTGCTGGACGTCCCCGCCGGCAACACATCCGGCCGCGTCTGGGCACGGACGGGCTGCACGTTCCATGGCGAAGGTAACGTGTCGTCGTGCCAAACTGGTGACTGCGGCGGCTTGCTCGCCTGCACAGCCTATGGCCGGCCGCCCAGCACGCTCGGTGAGTTCGCGTTTGGCGGCCTCAACGCCGTGGATTCCTTCGACATCTCCTTCATGGACGGCTTCAACGTGCCCATGGACTTCCTGCCGGTGCCGGTTCAGGTTCAAGGAAGGGCAGGGTGCGTCAAGGGGCCGCGCTGTCCAGCCAACATCACATCGCAGTGCCCAACAGAGCTGAAGGCTCCGGGGGGTTGTAACAGTGCATGCAGGGTGTTGAAGCAGGACAAATACTGCTGTACCGGGAGCGCGGCACACAATTGCAGCACCACCAACTACTCGGTCTTCTTTAAGAAGATGTGCCCAGATGCCTACAGCTACCCCAAGGATGATCCCAGCAGCACTTTCAGTTGCCCGACGGGCACCAACTACCAGGTCGTCTTTTGTCCCCTGATGAATCAAGCAATGTCGCCTCCAGCTGAAAGTCCCGTGGCTCTGCCTGCGCCTATTGGGCCAACAAGCATGAAACCAAAATCCTCCACTGTAACAAGAGTTGTGACAATTCTAGCTCCTGTAGGCAGCTTCATTTTGCttaccgtcgtcttcctcctcgcctacTTTATATGTAAGCGGAGAACACATAGACAAcatgagatggaggaggaggaagagtttgGGGAGCTACAAGGAACACCAATCAGGTTCACATATCAACAGCTAAAAGCAGCAACCGAGCAATTTGCAGACAAGCTAGGGGAAGGAGGATTTGGGTCTGTTTTCAAGGGAAAATTTGGGGATGAAATGATTGCAGTAAAACGTTTGGATCGAGCTGGTCAGGGCAAAAGAGAATTTTCTGCAGAGGTTCAGACAATTGGCAGGATTCATCATATTAATCTGGTGAGTTTGATTGGTTTATGTGCAGAGAAATCCTATAGGCTCCTGGTGTATGAGTATATGCACAAAGGATCCTTGGATAGATGGATCTATTGTCGACATGACAACGATGCTCCTCCTTTGGATTGGAGCATCCGGTGCAAAATTATCACTCACATAGCTAAGGGTCTCTCTTATCTTCACGAGGAGTGCACAAAACGGATTGCTCATTTGGATGTCAAACCACAAAACATCCTCTTAGATGATGAATTCAATGCTAAACTTTCTGATTTTGGACTATGCAAGCTCATTGATAGGGATATGAGCCAGGTGGTTACTAGAATGAGAGGCACACCTGGATATTTAGCTCCTGAATGGTTAACATCGCAAATCACAGAAAAGGCTGACGTCTACAGCTTTGGTGTTGTGGTCATGGAAGTCATCAGCGGAAGAAAGAACCTCGACACTTCCCGGTCAGAAGAGAGCATCCATCTTATTACCCTATTGGAGGAAAAGGTTAAAAACGACCACTTGGTAGATTTGATTGACAGGAACAGCAACGACATGCAAGCACATAAGCAGGATGCAATTCAGATGATGAAGCTCGCGATGTGGTGTTTGCAGATTGATTGCCAAAGAAGGCCTAAAATGTCTGAGGTGGTCAAGGTCTTGGAAGGTGCCATGAGTGCAGACAACAATATTGATCATAACTTTGTTGTTGCTAGGAATGTGATCTCCTCAGTTCCACCTCTATCTTCACATGTATCGGGGCCCAACTGA
- the LOC123442396 gene encoding PR5-like receptor kinase isoform X2 — translation MAVVSATSALHLLPLLLLLLVITGEAATLGITNQCSYTVWPAVVPGGGRQLDPGEAWVLDVPAGNTSGRVWARTGCTFHGEGNVSSCQTGDCGGLLACTAYGRPPSTLGEFAFGGLNAVDSFDISFMDGFNVPMDFLPVPVQVQGRAGCVKGPRCPANITSQCPTELKAPGGCNSACRVLKQDKYCCTGSAAHNCSTTNYSVFFKKMCPDAYSYPKDDPSSTFSCPTGTNYQVVFCPLMNQAMSPPAESPVALPAPIGPTSMKPKSSTVTRVVTILAPVGSFILLTVVFLLAYFICKRRTHRQHEMEEEEEFGELQGTPIRFTYQQLKAATEQFADKLGEGGFGSVFKGKFGDEMIAVKRLDRAGQGKREFSAEVQTIGRIHHINLVSLIGFCAEKSYRLLVYEYMHKGSLDRWIYCRHDNDAPPLDWSIRCKIITHIAKGLSYLHEECTKRIAHLDVKPQNILLDDEFNAKLSDFGLCKLIDRDMSQVVTRMRGTPGYLAPEWLTSQITEKADVYSFGVVVMEVISGRKNLDTSRSEESIHLITLLEEKVKNDHLVDLIDRNSNDMQAHKQDAIQMMKLAMWCLQIDCQRRPKMSEVVKVLEGAMSADNNIDHNFVVARNVISSVPPLSSHVSGPN, via the exons ATGGCAGTGGTGAGTGCCACTTCggctctccacctcctgcctctcctcctcctcc TCCTCGTTATCACGGGCGAGGCCGCCACACTAGGAATCACCAACCAATGCTCCTACACCGTGTGGCCGGCCGTCGTGCCGGGAGGTGGCCGGCAGCTCGATCCAGGGGAGGCATGGGTGCTGGACGTCCCCGCCGGCAACACATCCGGCCGCGTCTGGGCACGGACGGGCTGCACGTTCCATGGCGAAGGTAACGTGTCGTCGTGCCAAACTGGTGACTGCGGCGGCTTGCTCGCCTGCACAGCCTATGGCCGGCCGCCCAGCACGCTCGGTGAGTTCGCGTTTGGCGGCCTCAACGCCGTGGATTCCTTCGACATCTCCTTCATGGACGGCTTCAACGTGCCCATGGACTTCCTGCCGGTGCCGGTTCAGGTTCAAGGAAGGGCAGGGTGCGTCAAGGGGCCGCGCTGTCCAGCCAACATCACATCGCAGTGCCCAACAGAGCTGAAGGCTCCGGGGGGTTGTAACAGTGCATGCAGGGTGTTGAAGCAGGACAAATACTGCTGTACCGGGAGCGCGGCACACAATTGCAGCACCACCAACTACTCGGTCTTCTTTAAGAAGATGTGCCCAGATGCCTACAGCTACCCCAAGGATGATCCCAGCAGCACTTTCAGTTGCCCGACGGGCACCAACTACCAGGTCGTCTTTTGTCCCCTGATGAATCAAGCAATGTCGCCTCCAGCTGAAAGTCCCGTGGCTCTGCCTGCGCCTATTGGGCCAACAAGCATGAAACCAAAATCCTCCACTGTAACAAGAGTTGTGACAATTCTAGCTCCTGTAGGCAGCTTCATTTTGCttaccgtcgtcttcctcctcgcctacTTTATATGTAAGCGGAGAACACATAGACAAcatgagatggaggaggaggaagagtttgGGGAGCTACAAGGAACACCAATCAGGTTCACATATCAACAGCTAAAAGCAGCAACCGAGCAATTTGCAGACAAGCTAGGGGAAGGAGGATTTGGGTCTGTTTTCAAGGGAAAATTTGGGGATGAAATGATTGCAGTAAAACGTTTGGATCGAGCTGGTCAGGGCAAAAGAGAATTTTCTGCAGAGGTTCAGACAATTGGCAGGATTCATCATATTAATCTGGTGAGTTTGATTGGTTTCTGTGCAGAGAAATCCTATAGGCTCCTGGTGTATGAGTATATGCACAAAGGATCCTTGGATAGATGGATCTATTGTCGACATGACAACGATGCTCCTCCTTTGGATTGGAGCATCCGGTGCAAAATTATCACTCACATAGCTAAGGGTCTCTCTTATCTTCACGAGGAGTGCACAAAACGGATTGCTCATTTGGATGTCAAACCACAAAACATCCTCTTAGATGATGAATTCAATGCTAAACTTTCTGATTTTGGACTATGCAAGCTCATTGATAGGGATATGAGCCAGGTGGTTACTAGAATGAGAGGCACACCTGGATATTTAGCTCCTGAATGGTTAACATCGCAAATCACAGAAAAGGCTGACGTCTACAGCTTTGGTGTTGTGGTCATGGAAGTCATCAGCGGAAGAAAGAACCTCGACACTTCCCGGTCAGAAGAGAGCATCCATCTTATTACCCTATTGGAGGAAAAGGTTAAAAACGACCACTTGGTAGATTTGATTGACAGGAACAGCAACGACATGCAAGCACATAAGCAGGATGCAATTCAGATGATGAAGCTCGCGATGTGGTGTTTGCAGATTGATTGCCAAAGAAGGCCTAAAATGTCTGAGGTGGTCAAGGTCTTGGAAGGTGCCATGAGTGCAGACAACAATATTGATCATAACTTTGTTGTTGCTAGGAATGTGATCTCCTCAGTTCCACCTCTATCTTCACATGTATCGGGGCCCAACTGA
- the LOC123442396 gene encoding PR5-like receptor kinase isoform X1 has product MGAASALFLFVLVITGEAATLGITNQCSYTVWPAVVPGGGRQLDPGEAWVLDVPAGNTSGRVWARTGCTFHGEGNVSSCQTGDCGGLLACTAYGRPPSTLGEFAFGGLNAVDSFDISFMDGFNVPMDFLPVPVQVQGRAGCVKGPRCPANITSQCPTELKAPGGCNSACRVLKQDKYCCTGSAAHNCSTTNYSVFFKKMCPDAYSYPKDDPSSTFSCPTGTNYQVVFCPLMNQAMSPPAESPVALPAPIGPTSMKPKSSTVTRVVTILAPVGSFILLTVVFLLAYFICKRRTHRQHEMEEEEEFGELQGTPIRFTYQQLKAATEQFADKLGEGGFGSVFKGKFGDEMIAVKRLDRAGQGKREFSAEVQTIGRIHHINLVSLIGFCAEKSYRLLVYEYMHKGSLDRWIYCRHDNDAPPLDWSIRCKIITHIAKGLSYLHEECTKRIAHLDVKPQNILLDDEFNAKLSDFGLCKLIDRDMSQVVTRMRGTPGYLAPEWLTSQITEKADVYSFGVVVMEVISGRKNLDTSRSEESIHLITLLEEKVKNDHLVDLIDRNSNDMQAHKQDAIQMMKLAMWCLQIDCQRRPKMSEVVKVLEGAMSADNNIDHNFVVARNVISSVPPLSSHVSGPN; this is encoded by the coding sequence ATGGGCGCCGCTTCCGCTCTCTTCCTCTTCGTCCTCGTTATCACGGGCGAGGCCGCCACACTAGGAATCACCAACCAATGCTCCTACACCGTGTGGCCGGCCGTCGTGCCGGGAGGTGGCCGGCAGCTCGATCCAGGGGAGGCATGGGTGCTGGACGTCCCCGCCGGCAACACATCCGGCCGCGTCTGGGCACGGACGGGCTGCACGTTCCATGGCGAAGGTAACGTGTCGTCGTGCCAAACTGGTGACTGCGGCGGCTTGCTCGCCTGCACAGCCTATGGCCGGCCGCCCAGCACGCTCGGTGAGTTCGCGTTTGGCGGCCTCAACGCCGTGGATTCCTTCGACATCTCCTTCATGGACGGCTTCAACGTGCCCATGGACTTCCTGCCGGTGCCGGTTCAGGTTCAAGGAAGGGCAGGGTGCGTCAAGGGGCCGCGCTGTCCAGCCAACATCACATCGCAGTGCCCAACAGAGCTGAAGGCTCCGGGGGGTTGTAACAGTGCATGCAGGGTGTTGAAGCAGGACAAATACTGCTGTACCGGGAGCGCGGCACACAATTGCAGCACCACCAACTACTCGGTCTTCTTTAAGAAGATGTGCCCAGATGCCTACAGCTACCCCAAGGATGATCCCAGCAGCACTTTCAGTTGCCCGACGGGCACCAACTACCAGGTCGTCTTTTGTCCCCTGATGAATCAAGCAATGTCGCCTCCAGCTGAAAGTCCCGTGGCTCTGCCTGCGCCTATTGGGCCAACAAGCATGAAACCAAAATCCTCCACTGTAACAAGAGTTGTGACAATTCTAGCTCCTGTAGGCAGCTTCATTTTGCttaccgtcgtcttcctcctcgcctacTTTATATGTAAGCGGAGAACACATAGACAAcatgagatggaggaggaggaagagtttgGGGAGCTACAAGGAACACCAATCAGGTTCACATATCAACAGCTAAAAGCAGCAACCGAGCAATTTGCAGACAAGCTAGGGGAAGGAGGATTTGGGTCTGTTTTCAAGGGAAAATTTGGGGATGAAATGATTGCAGTAAAACGTTTGGATCGAGCTGGTCAGGGCAAAAGAGAATTTTCTGCAGAGGTTCAGACAATTGGCAGGATTCATCATATTAATCTGGTGAGTTTGATTGGTTTCTGTGCAGAGAAATCCTATAGGCTCCTGGTGTATGAGTATATGCACAAAGGATCCTTGGATAGATGGATCTATTGTCGACATGACAACGATGCTCCTCCTTTGGATTGGAGCATCCGGTGCAAAATTATCACTCACATAGCTAAGGGTCTCTCTTATCTTCACGAGGAGTGCACAAAACGGATTGCTCATTTGGATGTCAAACCACAAAACATCCTCTTAGATGATGAATTCAATGCTAAACTTTCTGATTTTGGACTATGCAAGCTCATTGATAGGGATATGAGCCAGGTGGTTACTAGAATGAGAGGCACACCTGGATATTTAGCTCCTGAATGGTTAACATCGCAAATCACAGAAAAGGCTGACGTCTACAGCTTTGGTGTTGTGGTCATGGAAGTCATCAGCGGAAGAAAGAACCTCGACACTTCCCGGTCAGAAGAGAGCATCCATCTTATTACCCTATTGGAGGAAAAGGTTAAAAACGACCACTTGGTAGATTTGATTGACAGGAACAGCAACGACATGCAAGCACATAAGCAGGATGCAATTCAGATGATGAAGCTCGCGATGTGGTGTTTGCAGATTGATTGCCAAAGAAGGCCTAAAATGTCTGAGGTGGTCAAGGTCTTGGAAGGTGCCATGAGTGCAGACAACAATATTGATCATAACTTTGTTGTTGCTAGGAATGTGATCTCCTCAGTTCCACCTCTATCTTCACATGTATCGGGGCCCAACTGA